A genomic region of Klebsiella sp. RIT-PI-d contains the following coding sequences:
- a CDS encoding polymorphic toxin type 50 domain-containing protein: MLSAISDDFKIACKVGDNRQKSNLEIVSIAVYLAGFYFDSKSVNALHCKNNNSLIYLASVDEPDLFIHAVFSHCQKLAEVFIEYIEKRCPDPHKYHEIYFSGISDYLQQAVKNAEKLMNSQSVNPLQRQIIHIHPMLNLPDFLHNTMLKVLNLPGEVPLPFPAQSVEKEGEGLSDNIIPFFPEFRQTAVTGGRQYDAAANLPDRREEEAADTANTAGISHSVPYNRITFLSDKVRQTEGLTAREGNAVMEAGWQAQGTLRNPISRICPLGLTHCNISTNIHEGAQGKHIPGHKNYIDGKSILSENPQDLLDSFHVGDFYTSRVINGNKVKVDFGKIIGTNKNMDGTNMLVSWGIIHSGKKGAHIVPALPDVILPERS, translated from the coding sequence ATGCTTTCAGCAATAAGCGATGATTTTAAGATTGCCTGTAAGGTCGGTGATAATAGACAAAAAAGTAATCTGGAAATTGTTTCGATAGCGGTTTATTTAGCTGGGTTTTATTTTGACAGTAAAAGTGTTAATGCACTTCACTGTAAAAATAATAACTCTCTTATTTACCTCGCGTCTGTTGATGAACCAGACCTGTTTATTCATGCTGTTTTTAGTCATTGCCAAAAACTTGCCGAAGTTTTTATTGAATATATTGAGAAGAGATGCCCTGATCCTCATAAATATCATGAGATTTATTTTTCCGGAATCTCAGATTATCTGCAACAGGCAGTCAAAAATGCAGAAAAATTGATGAATAGCCAGAGCGTTAACCCGTTGCAGCGGCAAATAATTCATATTCATCCAATGTTGAATTTACCTGATTTTTTGCACAATACTATGTTAAAGGTACTCAACTTGCCTGGAGAGGTACCGCTGCCCTTTCCTGCCCAATCCGTAGAGAAAGAGGGAGAGGGACTATCCGATAATATTATCCCTTTTTTTCCTGAGTTCCGGCAGACAGCGGTGACGGGCGGCCGGCAGTACGACGCGGCGGCGAATCTGCCGGACCGGCGCGAAGAAGAAGCCGCAGATACCGCAAATACCGCAGGTATAAGCCACAGCGTTCCGTACAATCGTATAACGTTTTTATCGGACAAAGTGCGTCAGACGGAAGGGCTTACGGCCAGAGAGGGAAATGCAGTCATGGAGGCGGGTTGGCAGGCACAGGGAACGCTGCGAAACCCGATAAGCAGGATCTGTCCGCTGGGGCTAACGCATTGTAATATTTCGACAAATATTCATGAAGGCGCACAAGGAAAACATATTCCAGGGCACAAAAACTACATCGATGGAAAAAGCATATTAAGTGAAAATCCCCAGGATCTTCTTGACAGTTTCCATGTTGGAGATTTTTATACAAGCAGGGTGATTAATGGTAATAAAGTTAAAGTAGACTTTGGTAAAATTATTGGGACGAACAAAAATATGGATGGCACGAATATGCTTGTGTCATGGGGCATCATTCACAGTGGTAAAAAAGGAGCGCATATCGTTCCAGCTTTGCCCGATGTTATACTGCCGGAGAGATCTTAA